The sequence TCCTGCTGTTCCTTGGTCAGGAAGGCGGCCCATTGGTCGGCGACGTCCTTGGCGGTCTTTTGGCCCAGCAGCACTTCCTGGAAATTCTTGATCGCCACCTGGTCGACGAAATTGCCGAGGTTTTCCAGATGCGTCGGCGGCGTCACCATTTCATATTTGGAGGTGTCGCTGAGCTCGGTGAACCAGCCCTTGAACTGCTCGGTCTTGAAATGCGGATCTTGGTCGGCGCCGTTGTGGATCGGCACCACGCCGACTTCCTTGGCCCATTCGAGATTGTCCTTGGGCGAGAGCAGCGTCGCCATCAGCTTCCAGGCATCGTCCTTGTGCTGCGAGTTGGCGAACATCGCCCAGCCGGCATAACCGAGCGTCGGATAGGACTTGCCGCTCGGGCCAACCGGCAGCGGCGCCACGGCGAAATCGTCGGCGCTCATCTTGTCGGCGATGCCGAGCAACGCGTCCGGATCCTGGTTGAGCATGGCGCAGGTGCCGGAATAGAAGCCGGTGACGGTTTCGTTGAAACCCCAGCTCACCGCATCCTTCGGCGCCAAGCCGTCCTTGTACATGTCGGCCAGCATCTGCAGGCCCTTGACCGAGCCCTCCTCATTGATGGTCGAGGTGCCGTCCTTGTTGAAGTATCCGCCCTTGCCCTGGGCGATGTTCATGAACATGTGCATGCCGTTGAAGGCGCCGGGTCCGCCGCGCAGGCAGTAGCCGTATTTGCCTGGAATGGCGGAGATCTTCTTGGAGTCGGCGACGAACTCGTCGAGCGTCGCCGGCGGGCCGTCGAGGCCAGCTTGCTTGAACAGTTTCTTGTTCCAGAACAGCGCATTCACATAGTAGCCGTAGGGGATCATGAACTGGGTGTTGTTGACCGTCGAGCCGAACTGCTTGGCGCGCTCGCCAAGCGTCTTGGCGTCGTCCCATTTGGCCATGTAGGGACCGAGGTCCTCGAGCTGGGCATTGTTGGCATAGAGGCCCATCCAGCGTTCCGGCATCTCGACCACGTCGGGCGTGTCGCCGGCCTGCACCATGGTCAGGAACTTTTCGAAGGCTTGGCCCCAGGGCAGCGAGATCAGCTCGACCTTGACGCCGGGATTGGCAGCCTCGAACTCGGCGATCTGTTTTTTCAGGAATTCGGTGCGCGGCGGGCTGGTGATGACTTCGACCATCTTGAGGGTCGAATCGGCCAGCGCGCTCCCGGCGGAAATCGCCAGCCCCGCAACGGTGGCAAGCATGACGGTCAGTTTTTTCATGTTCAAGACTCCCATTTTGAACCCGCTTGTTATTTTCTGGCTTTTTCGAAGGCCTGGGCGACGTCGGCCCAGAGGTCTTCGACACTTTCCAATCCGACATTGAAGCGGATGGTTCGGGGGCTGACGCCGAAGCGCGCCATCGAATTCAGTCCCGGCGTCTGCTCCAGCGACGCCTTGGCCGGCACGACCAGGCTTTCATGCCCGCCCCAGCTGACGCCGATGCGGAAATACTTCAGCGCGTCGACGAAGACCGGGATGTCGATATCGTCCGTCACCTCGAAGGAGAACAGACCGGCATAGCCGGCCAGCGTCGCCTTGCCGGGATGGTTCGAATAGGCTGGATGGTTGACGCGCTCGACATGGGCATGCGCCTTGAGCCGCTCGGCGAGGGTTAGCCCGCTCTTCATGTGGTGCGGCAGCCGCAGCGGCAGCGTGCGCAGGCCGCGCAGCAGCAGCCAGGCCTCGAATGGCGACAGCTTGCCGCCGAGATAGGAATAGGTCTGCTCGTTGATGTGCTTGATGTGGGCGGCGGAGCCCGCCACCACGCCGGCGACCGTGTCGCTGTGGCCGCCGAGATATTTCGATGCCGAATGCAGCACCAGGTCGACCCCGTGCGAGATCGGCTTCTGGAACACCGGCGTCGCCCAGGAATTGTCGATCGTGGTGACGATGCCCTGCTCTTTCGCCAGCCGGGTCAAATGCGCAATGTCCTGGAGCTCGAACATCATCGAGGTCGGGCTTTCCAGGTAGAGCAGCTTGGCGCCGGGAAGTGCCGCTGCCACCGCGTCCGGATCGGAGCCGTCGACATAGTCGACCTTGATGTTGAGCCGCGGCAGAAGCCGTTCGAACAAGCGGTAGGCATCGCCATAGCAATTGCGCACGGCGACAATGCGCTCGCCCGCGCCAACGAAGGCAAGCACGGTGGCGCTGATCGCCGCCATGCCGCTGGAAAAGCCGCGCGCGGCCTCGGCGCCCTCGAGCGCGGCCACGCGCGCCTCGAACTCCATCACCGTCGGATTGTCGCCGCGCGAATAGATCGGCTGCTTTCGTTTGCCGGCAAATGTGTCGGCCATTTCGGCATAGTTGGCGAAGGTGAACAGCGAGGTCTGGTAGATCGGCGGCACCACCGCGCCACCCGGGAACGGCTCGTCATGCGCCAAAAGCGTCGCCGCCTCGGCAAGATAATCGTGATCGAAACCGCTCGGATGCTCGTTCATGTCTGGCTCGAAAGTTTGAGTTTGGCCGCACCGCGCTTGAGATCGTCCTCGACGGTGGCGATCAGCTTGAGCGCCTCGGCGCGGGCGCCTTGCGGGTCGCGTGCGGCAATGCATTCGTAGATGGTGCGGTGATAGGGAAAGCTGGCGTGGCCGAAATCACGCACGCCGAGCGGATGCTCCCAGAAGCGATGGAACAGTTCGTGCATGGCTGCGATGATCTGCTCGAACAGCGGATTGCCGGAGACCCGGTAGATCGCCTGGTGGAACTCCCAGTCCTCTTCCGACGACATGCCGTCGCGGGTGCGGAAGGCCTGCTCCATGATGTCGAGCTTGCGCTTGATCTCGGCAATGTCCGCCGGGCTGGCGCGTTCGGCGCAAAGGGCCGCCGCCTCCGCTTCCAGCGCGCGGCGAATTTCAAGCGTATGCATCAGGCTGGTGAAGTCGTTGCCGCCTGCAAGCGTCAGCGGCATATGCAGCATGTCGGGCGAGACAGCCGCCTTGAGATAGGTGCCG comes from Mesorhizobium japonicum MAFF 303099 and encodes:
- a CDS encoding FadR/GntR family transcriptional regulator — encoded protein: MQKLVGPLDHLNSGGFVDQNSLPPIQTTARDDAVLKALVGFVRAEALQPGNRLPTERILAERLKVSRNTVREALTRWEGLGLVERRQGSGTYLKAAVSPDMLHMPLTLAGGNDFTSLMHTLEIRRALEAEAAALCAERASPADIAEIKRKLDIMEQAFRTRDGMSSEEDWEFHQAIYRVSGNPLFEQIIAAMHELFHRFWEHPLGVRDFGHASFPYHRTIYECIAARDPQGARAEALKLIATVEDDLKRGAAKLKLSSQT
- a CDS encoding ABC transporter substrate-binding protein — translated: MKKLTVMLATVAGLAISAGSALADSTLKMVEVITSPPRTEFLKKQIAEFEAANPGVKVELISLPWGQAFEKFLTMVQAGDTPDVVEMPERWMGLYANNAQLEDLGPYMAKWDDAKTLGERAKQFGSTVNNTQFMIPYGYYVNALFWNKKLFKQAGLDGPPATLDEFVADSKKISAIPGKYGYCLRGGPGAFNGMHMFMNIAQGKGGYFNKDGTSTINEEGSVKGLQMLADMYKDGLAPKDAVSWGFNETVTGFYSGTCAMLNQDPDALLGIADKMSADDFAVAPLPVGPSGKSYPTLGYAGWAMFANSQHKDDAWKLMATLLSPKDNLEWAKEVGVVPIHNGADQDPHFKTEQFKGWFTELSDTSKYEMVTPPTHLENLGNFVDQVAIKNFQEVLLGQKTAKDVADQWAAFLTKEQQDWLAKNKK
- a CDS encoding PLP-dependent transferase: MNEHPSGFDHDYLAEAATLLAHDEPFPGGAVVPPIYQTSLFTFANYAEMADTFAGKRKQPIYSRGDNPTVMEFEARVAALEGAEAARGFSSGMAAISATVLAFVGAGERIVAVRNCYGDAYRLFERLLPRLNIKVDYVDGSDPDAVAAALPGAKLLYLESPTSMMFELQDIAHLTRLAKEQGIVTTIDNSWATPVFQKPISHGVDLVLHSASKYLGGHSDTVAGVVAGSAAHIKHINEQTYSYLGGKLSPFEAWLLLRGLRTLPLRLPHHMKSGLTLAERLKAHAHVERVNHPAYSNHPGKATLAGYAGLFSFEVTDDIDIPVFVDALKYFRIGVSWGGHESLVVPAKASLEQTPGLNSMARFGVSPRTIRFNVGLESVEDLWADVAQAFEKARK